A region of Sparus aurata chromosome 8, fSpaAur1.1, whole genome shotgun sequence DNA encodes the following proteins:
- the fancf gene encoding Fanconi anemia group F protein, producing the protein MEAVLKNLASTAELLAVATQSGAVEQWDKQTLTRAFQWARYCEHVFNRFHNNPATRRIMEKQLQLTNQSLRAAFPGYTEISFSDLSRCQHLLLVGLLNNPDLPSSILKILFDSPVNTKKSEYQDVTGFCSHIIQCKSACKVLSPLTGVSAIGADAEVQGVMLMERLGALLSQSGKASQTEHFLDSVLQGCEGEAEHFCQVIAAALLTTKTSAAQTAAQDFLLDWLQNKHSELQHLCSALHTTLLTDLAKKHLKFRDAYCGVLKKWTSDMEYSINDGEWVQTSTNQTVSFKRLTEHFLALFEACPAQREDVEKELNALKISDGDFDVRGLSVWGDLLSALNK; encoded by the coding sequence ATGGAGGCGGTGCTGAAAAACTTGGCGAGCACAGCGGAGCTGCTGGCCGTGGCGACGCAGAGCGGTGCGGTGGAACAGTGGGATAAACAAACCCTGACCAGAGCTTTTCAATGGGCCCGGTACTGCGAACACGTCTTCAACAGGTTTCACAATAATCCCGCTACGAGGAGGATTATGGagaagcagctgcagctcacAAATCAAAGCCTGCGAGCTGCTTTCCCTGGATATACAGAGATCTCCTTCTCGGACCTCTCCCGATGTCAGCACCTGTTGCTTGTTGGTCTGTTAAACAATCCTGATCTGCCCAGCTCCATCTTGAAGATACTTTTTGACAGTCCTGTAAACACGAAGAAGAGTGAGTATCAGGATGTCACAGGCTTCTGTAGCCACATCATCCAGTGTAAATCTGCTTGTAAAGTCCTGAGTCCTCTCACTGGCGTGTCAGCTATTGGTGCTGATGCTGAGGTTCAGGGGGTGATGCTGATGGAGAGGCTGGGTGCTCTGCTGAGCCAAAGCGGAAAAGCCAGCCAAACAGAGCACTTTTTAGACTCCGTCCTCCAGGGATGTGAAGGAGAAGCAGAACATTTCTGTCAGGTCATCGCTGCGGCTCTGCTGACAACGAAAACCTCTGCTGCACAGACTGCCGCACAGGATTTTCTCTTGGACTGGctgcagaacaaacacagtGAGCTGCAGCACCTGTGTTCAGCGCTGCACACTACACTTCTTACAGACCTCGccaaaaaacatctgaaattTAGAGATGCATACTGCGGCGTGCTAAAAAAGTGGACCTCTGATATGGAGTACAGCATAAATGATGGTGAATGGGTTCAAACCAGCACAAATCAAACAGTGTCCTTCAAGAGACTGACTGAACACTTTCTGGCCTTGTTTGAGGCCTGTCCCGCTCAGAGGGAGGATGTAGAAAAAGAGCTAAATGCTTTGAAAATTTCTGATGGAGACTTTGATGTCAGAGGTCTGAGTGTGTGGGGAGACCTCCTGTCAGCATTAAACAAGTGA